The following nucleotide sequence is from Coffea eugenioides isolate CCC68of chromosome 10, Ceug_1.0, whole genome shotgun sequence.
CATAAACCCATGGATTTGTTTACCCGGTTCAAGTGCAAAAATATTTGCACAAGCAGCCAAGACGGTTGCAAATGTAAAGTTACTTGGCATGGTCTCTCCTAGCATCTTCCAAAACATTGTCATGGTTTCTTCACTCAATTCATGACGTGCATAGCCAGTTAAAAGATTATTCCAAGAAACCTCATCTCGTAAATGACTTATTGCATAAAACCAAACTCTAGCACACCTCAAATTTCCACATTTCCCATACATGTCAAGAAGTGCGTTGCTAACCAATAGATTGCAGTAAAAACCATGCCTGTAGACGTACCCATGAACCTGTTTCCCCAATTCAATATCCATAATGGCAGAAGATACCTTCAGGACTAATCCAAGAGTGACATGATCAACTGCTCTAGTCTCTTTGAGCATCAAACTCAGAAAATCCAATGCTTCATTCCACTTAGAGAAGTGAGTGTACCCCGATAGCATTGCATTCCATGATACCGTAGTCCTTTCTGGCATCTCATCGAAAAGCTCTCTAGCTTCCCTGATTTTCCCACTCATTCCATACCCTGACACCATAGCTGTCCAAGCAATCAAGTTTTTTGAAGAGGGCAGCTTAAACATCAGTGAAGCACTTTCCATATCTCCACATTTTGTGTACATATCAATGAGGGAGCTTGAAACAATCTCATCCACCTCAAGATTAATCTTTATTGCATATCCATGAATTTGAACCCCCTCTTTAAGTCCATGTATACTAGAACAAGCAACAAGAGCATTAGAAACAGTGTGATTCAATGGCCTTACCTTCGCCCTAACCATCTTGGAAAACATCAACACTGCCTGCTCTCCCTCTTTCATCTCAAGATACCTCCTTACAATTACATTCCACGAAACACTATTTGGATTCTCAATCTCGTCAAACATTCTCCTCGACTCACTCATCATCCCCCACTTCCCGTACACATGAACTAGTGAACTCTCCAAAATCACATTCCCACAAAACCCATATTTCACAATAAGCCCATGAACTTGCTTTGCCAGCCAAAGAGCCAAAACAGAAGCACATGAACCGAAAACGCTCGAAAATGTCACTTCACTTGCATAAATCCCAGACTTGTGCATATGACTAAACAAATCCAATGCTTTTCCAGGACACCCATTATGGGAATACGCAGTTATCATTGCATTCCAGGACCCTCCATCCCTCCTAGGCATTTCATCAAAGAGTTCTCTCGCATCAGCCAGACACCCGCATTTTCCATAAGTCTCAATCGCTCTATTGAGCAAAAAAGTTGGCGGGTTCGGAGTGAAAGTGACCAAATGCGATTCTACTTTCCGGGCTTCGACAATGGCTCTGCTAGATGCACAAAGTTGGAAGAGACGAGCGTATAGAGAAAAGTCAAGGGGCACAGGGGAAGAGAAGAGGATGGAAACGGCTTTTGAAATGCGCCCCAACCGGAGATGGTTGAGGATAGCGGCAGTTAAGTTCTTGGCGTTGGTCGATTGCGGTGGTTTGCGGTGGCCGGTGGTTGAAGTGGCGTTTCGCAGGACATGGTTGAGGAAGGAGGCTGCGTTCATCAGCTCATGCCTCGGAAAAAAGAGGAAGGAATTCGCGGAATGCTGgaagaaattcaatttttttaaaaaaaataaagcggTTAATTAGTTctaagaattttaaaaaaaaattctacgaAATGATTTGCAACGTTAAAATGATTTACCTAAAGCTTGGAGTCTCCTCCTgcaataaatatatatatcaaatcaatgTGGGTAAGATAAAATTTTGGATGTTCTTTTCTTGAccaaatatttttgaatttaaCTATATAGACAATGAAATGTAATTTAGTTGATAAGACGCTTCATCTATAAATAATCGACGGATCACAGGTGACAGATTACAGATTCAAGTAATCATCAAGGAGGTAAGTGGAAATATCACTGTCAATCCTCTTCTAAATAATGAGGAAAATTTAAATACATATATTGTCATTAATAGACACATGTTTTTGTTTTATAAATTATGATTTGCTTGAAGTTGGATGCAGATTAATGTTGTAAATGTGGCGAAACTCTTCATAGTTCTGTTGTTTATTAGCCTCGCTCGCACTTATGTTTTGTTCATTGTTCCCTCACGAAATAGGGTTTTGATTCGATTACGAACATATGTTGTTGTATCCCACGCAGATTAGCTGCATTTTATGTATGGCACATTTTCCATTTCATTGCAATTCCAGCCCTGTTGGAGGACTAAGGACTAGAGAAATCAGAGTGTACTGCATCTTTGAAGTGGAATTGTCTTCAATTGAAGCCTCACAGTTTTTGGGTTATTCTCCTTGTCAACTTCTGCAAAGTATTGCTAGTATTTTCCATTCTTTGACCATCTGTTTAGATGTCTTCTTTCATTAATGTGGAAATATATGTGAAACCATTTTTGCAGGTAATGGTTCACTCAAGAGTTTATAGGAGTTTCTTTTATATGCACAGAAACAACAAGAATAACCATAAAATATTGGAAGGAGTGTCTCAAACAATTGAGCTGTATCTGTTCTTTTGATTTAGTTTACCTTTACTATATCTGGTGTCACCCTAAAAATGTAATGGAAGTGCGAGGATTCGCATTGATAATCTACATTTATTCATCACAAAATTACATTGTACCTTCTTCAAagagaaatgaaacaaaagaagtTTTCTTCTATACAGAGTAGCCTGTTGAAAAGCGCTGCATACAAACAAAAGGAAAGACTTGTGTATTCAATAAAAATGAGTCTGTTGTAGAAGAAACTGATAGTATACTCACATTGCCAGCAGTTGGTTAAAACAAAGGATGATCAACCATTATGATGATCTCAAACATGAATGCTTTGATTGACAATAATCTTGAGCCCCTCAATCCATCCTTCTTTTCCAATTCTTATTGCAGATTCCTCAGTAGATTTCTTACATGATTGCACTTCAATCATTTGCAGCGTCGTAATCTCTCCCAGAGAAAAAGGGACTTCCTCAAGCTTCTTACAGTTTCTGAGCACCAGTTGCTCAAGGTTGGGAAGGTGATCACTGGTGGCATTCCACTGGGCAATACTCAGAGTGTCTAACATTAAgtatttgagtttgatgaactCCCCTTCCCTCATATCCCAACTCTGCCCCTCAAAGGCTCTAGAAAGCAATTTGAGAACCTCAAGATTCTGTAACCTCTTCCCAATGGCAGAAATGTGATCCCATGGTAGGCGAAAATTTGAGAGAGTCAGTTTTTTAAGATTTAAAGGGAGATTAAACTCAATCGAAGTTAGAGGTCTACCAATGTACACCATTTTCAATGACTCCAGCCGCGTTAGAGTGTCCAATTCTGGAAACTTCACGCTTAAAGAATCCCGGGATTCCATAAAAATGCATCCCAATTTGCGGAGATTTGGTAGCCTTTGTAGGATCATCCCTGTATCTTTCCCAGAAGAAAAGGATAGAGTGGAAAATGTGACCAAGTTATCTAACTGAGAGGAAACTCCAAGCTTGTCATGTTGGGAGATGAAAATAACATGATTGTTTACAACAATATGCCTTAACTTTACCATGCACCAGATAGTATCAGGCAGTATGATCTTCTCATCTTTCAATCCCTTCACAATAAGGGTTTCTAGTTTCCAGAGGTCTGCAATGGATTGTGGAACAGAGTCAATATCACCACTAACAGCAAGATATGTCAATTGAATTAGTAACTCTATTCCGGTGGGAAAGCAAACACCCATATTAATGTTTTCCAAATCCAACACCCTAAGAAGTTTGAAATGGTGAGCAATGAATGAGATATCATAGGGATGTCTTGGGTATGTATCACAGGTAGGAAAGAGTATTAGAGAACGGGCACACGAGCTGGAAGGTCTCGACTTCACAAAATGCTTTCTGTTCAAGCAGAAGAACAATCGATGTCTCTCATATGTTACAGGATTTGGATGATAATAATCATAAGAATCAGCACCATAATCTGAATCATCAGACATAGCATATGGCTCATCATACCTGGTAATTAATTGTAGAAAATTCTCTTCAGTTGCTTTTGCCACGCAGAAGTCGTGTAGAATATCATGAACACGACATGTTTTGACCCCTCCCATGGATCTTCTTTTGGAAAGCATTACCAGGTTTCGGCCAATGAGATCCATCAAGTACGCTTCTGCAATATCTTCCAAGCTCTTAGTACCCTGTATGAAACCTTCGGCAATCCATAGCCTTGTCAACTTCCTTACTGGAATATCTCTGTCTATCACAAAAGCTCCCATGTACAGAAAACACGCTTTCAATCTATCTGGTAAGTGATTGTAGCTTAGCTGTAAGATGTCCTTGCACCGACTTTGTGGATCATCATTGATCTTTGAGCTTAAGCTTTCTGCAATTCTTTCCCACCGATCTTGGTTCTTTTCTGTCCTTGCCAGAAGACCAGCTACGGCCACAATTGCAAGGGGTAGACCTTCACACCTCTTAGCAATTTTCTTGCCAACTTCTTGCAGTTCCTCGCTGCAGCCTCCATGAAGTATCTTCATCCGTAACAACTTCCAACTTTCATCTTCAGAAAGTAGACGAAGACAAAGAGGATCACTATCAGGTTTAACTTTTAAGGCCACATCATGTAGACGACTTGTTATCAAGATCCTACTGCCATTTCCATCATTTGGTAGTGAActttgcaaatcactccatgaCTCAGTGCCCCACACATCATCCATGACTATCAGGTATCTTTTTTGCTTCAAGTGCTGATACAACTTTACTTCTAAATCCTCAATCCTCATATGATGCATGTTATCCATAAGCCCACTGATGCTGATGTTGCCTAGAATGTCAAGTAGTACGTTCCTTTTTTGGTATCCTTGCGAAACAGAACACCAGGCACGGATATGGAAGTGATATGCAACATTAGGATCATTGTAAACTTTCTTGGCCAATGTTGTCTTGCCAATTCCTGGCATGCCAACAATAGAGACAACATCTCGCTGTAAGGTTCCTCTCATCAGTCGAACTATTACATTTTCTGCTTGATCATTCAGGACTACCACCTCTTCATTTATTTCTGTCATACCAAACTGTGATACAATTTGCCTTGAAATCTGATTGGCACTTTGTGTCATGGCATAGCAAGTTAATTTCTCGTAAGAATTGGTGACCATCATCTTAATAAGCCTAATCTCTTCAAGCAGATCATAAAGCCATAGCACATGTTTCCAATTAATACCAGTTCCTACCTCAATGAAATCTATGACATATTCCACCTCATATGCCACATCTGTTATGCTTGTACCAAGATCTTTCAGTGCATCATGCCCCTCAGATGGCTCTGTAATATCCATGAAGAAAGATCTCAAAAATGTTAGGCCAGAGTGAATCTCTTCAATCTGATGCTTCACAAGGGCAATTGAATCAGGGTCATGTTTGAGCAGCTCCTGTGTGCTTCCTATGAGATCATCGATAAACCCCATTCCACAAATCTTAGGGAAATTAGACCTTTGAATTTGGGGATGGACCTTCCTAAGCTCTGGCTTGATAAGCATCAAATTATCTAGCAATTCACAAAATGAAAGGATAGTTTTATTGATCATCTCTTCTGTGATTCTGTCATGAAGAAATGTGTGATGGAGACATCTTACTCTTGTAGAAACTGCTTCAATGCCTGTGAGGATGAGCTCCACATTCTCTGGATTGTCCAGTTGATCATTTGTGACACATGTTGCAAACCATTTTAACCCCTCAAGAAGGGTTTGAATATGATCTTTTTTAAGAAAAGTAGAGCATTCACTATCTTTCAGTAACTCCATACAAGATGAATTTACCTTGAAAAGTAGAATCCTTGAAAGCAAAGTAAAAAGAGAAATCCTTGCCTTGGCTTCTGTAGTGCCATTTTGCCGAACAGATTGATAAAGAGATGATATCTCTCTGTAAACTTCTACAATGAGTGCAGAGCTCTGATAATTCAGGTTAGTCAGAACTTCTTTAAGGTCTTCAAATTGACCCTCAACAAAGATTGTGCTTCCTTTTAGTTGCTGCTTGAGGAATATCTCTGACTGGAGAAGGCAAATTTTTTCCTGCCACTCTGAAGATGGATGGTCACTTTCAGATGGAAAGAAAAGCCCTGCCTCTATGAGGAGCGCTTTGATTTCATACAAGATAATTTGCACATCCTCATTTTGTTCTTCTGGCTCATTGGTGCTGATGCAATAGATTATCAAGGACCGTAATCCTATGAAAATATTGTACTGCTGGTTTGATTTGGAACTTAGCTCCATGAGAATGTCATCTCTCCTTTCCTCAACAAAGAGATTGCCAAGATAGGGATCTCTTAttgccaaaagaaaaaagagaaaggattCTGCAAAATATTCATCTGGTCCATTGCAAATTTTGTTGAGAGCTCTGAGGAAATTGAGGTTCAATTCTAGAACTTCTGGGGTAGTAGGATAAATCCTCCTTAGCAAATCCTGAAGCTGAACTATTGAAGACTTTTTTTCGATTGAGTCCCGCTTTATGATCCAGTATTGCAGAGACCAATTTGCAATGCAAACAGCTACAGATGTGAGATGAGTCAAGAAACTGTTAACCTTTGGATCGCTAGGGAAGCCATACTCAAAATCCAGTACTCCATGCAAGAAGTGTTGGAGATGCTTCATGTCACGTTTCAAAAGACCGATTGTTTTCTGTTCTTCAATAGAATCAGTAACACTGCTGATTTCGTGCAGCATCCCTTCTATAGAAAAGATGAAATTAAACCAAAGAGCATAATCAAGAGAGGCAGAATGCAACACAAGGGAGCAGCCAGACAGATGGCCAAGAGCTTCTTCAATTTGATGCTTGAAAAGCTTCACTTTTACTCTTGACTGATGCAAAACATCATGTAGTTTCGAAGGACATTCTGGGATGTACTTCTTCTGAGACGCAACGTTGAGATCCCGCGCAATCTCCTGAAATGCAGCTTCAACTTTCACCGGGAGGGATCCTAAAATTTTCGCAACTTCATCCGTATCACTTGACTTGTGAATGCAAATCAAGATGGTTCTCAGATATGCGAAAAAGTGCAGGTCGTGTAGATGATTATTCAGAAGGGAAAACCAGCCTGAAATTTGCAATACGTTACTTCTCAACTGCTGATCAAGCTCATTGATTGCTGATTCAAGGACATCAAAACTAGAACTGGAACTGGAAGCCATCTTCTAATGAACCCTCTTGTTTGCAATCTCGATCACTAGCTGTGTTTTCCCACTAATTCGAAAACGAAGTTTGGACATTAATAGTTTTATACTTAGAATTCCAAATAAGAAAGTATATATTGAAAGACCAGCAACAGTTCTTAGATATTCAGTGTAAGCCACGTCGAATTGACGACATAGTTAATCATTATCgttatcattatcattactatataaagggataatttcagaaacctcccctgaggtttctgacaatttcactgaactcccctgagatttgaaaaattacacatacctcccttgtcatttaaaatgacaattttacccttaaatattttaataaaattccctttatttggtatgcttatacttagaataagttttaaaattattttttcattatttttccttcttatttatttttttaatttttcgcCAATAAAACTATAGAACTACCACTATTGCCTCTAGTTTCTATTcgaactagtgattttttttttgacgagttaattttatatgtaatccaatgtttTTATTGatctttgttttttattttttggtattaaaatgaacaataaatcaaaaagaaatAGCCCAAAAgcactactaaattatgataatgcCATTACTCcaaaaattcataaactctaaatgaattatttcaatgttttcttttctatcttataaatctaaatccataataaaatatcatcaaaagtatcatatcatagtaataaattattattatatttatttatcaaatagtagatatggacatgaaaaatttggcaacttttccttataattatactaaataatcttataattgtatagaaaaataaattaaaactcattatgcaagggcatttttggtattcatttaaaaaattgaccaaGTCAATActattttaaggttttgttactaaaactatcaaatcaagggaggtaagtgtaatttttcaaatcttagGAGAGCTcaatgaaattgttagaaacctcaggagaggtttctgaaattatcccctgTATAAAAGGCATGAATCTTGGTATTGAGGAGTGTAAGTATaagcacttttttatcttaatttttgttatttctaaattaccctcatgtcttttaattagaattattgCATTATAATGCAGCactaattaaacaaaataaaacacTCTAATTGATTACATCTTAATAATTTTggtaattataattaaaaattgctCATTAAAAACTATTTGCCTACCTTTGGACTCCATCTCCTATAATATACgtatcaaaatttcttaattgaagcatgaaaaatttctcattaGTCAATAGTTgagattgtaaaaaaaaaaaaaaatcaatgtcAAAAAATAGATACTCTCTAGAAAATAGAGAAACATACAAGGAAAAAAGAACCCTTATTTATCTGTATATCTTTATACACATATCACAAGCAAAATTTACAATTATGCACTTTTTACCAATATGAAGAATTTTTTATATTGCACCCAATGGAATttcaatatataaaaaatgatgACACCTTTATAACTGAAATAGCAGTATTAaactagaaaaaagaaatctgaatACAAACCACTATTATCATTAATAGCAACCGACCAAAAAACGTTACTATATAAAAAGAATCTTGGTATTGAGGAGTGTAAGTGCAAGCActtttttatctttatttttgttattcctaaattaccctcatgtcttttaattagaattattgcattttaatgtggcactaattaaaaaaaataaaacactccAATTATTGATTACGTCTTAATAGTATTggtaattataattaaaaagTGCTCATTAAAACTATTTACCTACCCTTGGACTCCATCTCCAATTATTATATgtatcaaaatttcttaattgaagcatgaaaattttctcattagtcattagttgagattgtaaaaaaaaaatcaatgtcAAAAAATAGATACTCTCTAGAAAAATGGAGAAACATACGAGGAGAAAAGAATCCTTATTTATCTGTATATCTTTATACAAATATCACAAGTAAATTTTACAATTATGCACTTTTTACCAATATAAAGAATTTTTTATTTGCACCCAATGGAATATGAATATACAAAAAATGATGACACCTTTATAACTGAATAATAGTACTAaactagaaaaaagaaatctgaaatAGTACCATACAAACCACTATTATCAAACGGTGATAATAGTAtgtacactgtcagtgtatataagatttactcttatcattaggattaatcttttctacgcTGACagtgacagtgtatatactatcaacgttagatgaatgacaactatgctaaatttgaatttaaaattcaacttttgcacgcatgtcatgaatcaaatggtgataatgtatacactgtccGTGTATATAAGACTTACTTTTATCATTAATAGCAACTGATAAAAACAAGAAGAactgaaaaaattgaaaactatttataaaatgacataaagtaaatagaaaatgaattaaaaaactagaatacaactcaaataataccaAGTACAACATCCAAATCATTGATATCTAGGAGAAAACGAACATTGTTGTTGACAATAATGTAGTAatgcttcatttgtattggtttgAGCAAGCCAAGTCTATCCATCACGTCAGAAGTCATCTCCAATGATAAAATAAGAATTATAATAAGAGTAAACTTAAAATGAAGaatgataaaatgaaaatgatatccaaattattttttgttatgcccaaaatacccttattttTCTCAtgattacatatatttattgtaTTGCAATATTAATGAACAATGGAAGCGGTTacgaaatgaaaagctttaaaattaagtaaatttcATTTATGGTGACAATTGTAATTAGACAGAGTTAGTGCATTCCAATAATTGATAATAATGATAGCGGTTATGGATTAAAAGTTggcaattaaaaaataaaacattgcaatatacaaaaaattaatattaaaattgttaattagccacaattctcattccaattccatgatcataaaaaaaaactaattgcTTTTGCTTCGCATTGGATTGTgctaaaaatataaataaaagaaaaggaaaatagaaaaactcCAATTATCTCTatctataaaatttcaattgTCAGAATATACAAGCTAAAAAAACTTTAGGTGGTGGATCATTTATACTccattattgaaaaaaatagaattaacataatacaaagaattcaaattacatgtatgtttatttttctaacTTAATTATATTCTTCATTTATGAAAAATTGTAGTGATTGTAGTTTATATGCAATAGAATCATAAATATACAATAATTTTAATAAAACATGATATTATCAATATTTGATATGTTAGAGTTCAAGCTATAAATAAAAAAGTGTTTGATTCATGATTCCAATTCAATCTTAAGAGACATGTCAACTACATTGAAATGTTTTTTTGTCTCTTTTcatttaataaatttttaaaaataaaaaaacataaaaatactatattatgatgttgatgatcaaattttcataaaaattttTAGTTTCTTTAAGATATTATAATCACGTGCAAAGCACACGAACTACTACTACTATTTTAAGGTGGACAATTCATTGCCACATTAGCATCTTTAGCATAATGCCAAACTCAAAAGCAAGCCAGAACATACTTAATTTTCATTGTGACTCCAAagaatcaattagaatattTGAGAGCTAAACTTCCAAAACACGCATTCTGAATTGAAAGTACCAATTGAATTTACAAATCATGGGGAAAAATCATGAACAACGGGAGTCTTACGTTGTATGCCTGAGCTGACGTATGGACAAAGGCAATAACACACTACTTTTTCTTCTGTTGATTTCTAACTTTCCAATGGAAACGACTATTAGACGATAAATTTCAAATAGGAAGAGTGATCTCCAAGGCATTCAAGCAAGGAAGCTGAATAATGGTAGGTTCTTTTAACTTGTAGGACAAAGCCAAGTAGCCAACTGCTGGTGACAACAAGAAGATGAGGAAGTTTTGTGTCAACTCTAGTTCAGGCATATTAAACAATCCTGACCATGTCAATCAACGTTGTCTCATGCATGGTTTTTATATACAATCCAACTCAGGATATTATACAAAATTAGCTTTAGAAGATCTGAGAATCTCTAATGACAATTACTCTTTGATTGTAGATTGATATGATATGATCAGGGAGACTAAAATCCAAAAGCAAGGCAAAGGCAAGTCCCAACCCTTGTTTCATTCACAACAACATTAACAAAGATAGCCAACAAATGTCAATTTGAATTGAGCAATAACCTGGCAGAGTAAAAGGGCTATTAGGGCTCCATTTTTACATGTTTTACTAAGCTGAGATGGAAACTGGTGGCTATCTATATCCTTCTTGAACTTAGAACTACAATTTTTGTAGGAATTTTTAACttatttaattttgagttgGTGCTCTAAAACTTCATCTTTTTTTTCTGATAAATACAGCTGAGTCAATTTGTTATGGGATgtaatcaaaatgcataaaatcgCGGCTATGAAAAATGTTTTTGATGGAAAGACAGTTTATAAATGAAAAGATGCAGTATAAAATATTGAAGCAGTGATCCCTGTGAGGTCCAGTAATgattccaataaaaaaaaaattctcaaaaatACTAAAGTTAGAACCAAAATTTGCATTATTTTTTTAGGTGACTGCCATTGCTTGTCGCCCCTCTAGTTTCATCGTTGCTTCCAGAGAAAGTTCCATCGGACAATGCCCGCTAGAAATGGCAGTGGATCGGGTATTCTTAGAAAATCTCTTCTACCAAATGTTATTCTGCATATTTAAATCTTTTACCAAATCCTATTCCCTCTCATTTTAAATTTGGATTATCTT
It contains:
- the LOC113749977 gene encoding pentatricopeptide repeat-containing protein At3g26540, with amino-acid sequence MNAASFLNHVLRNATSTTGHRKPPQSTNAKNLTAAILNHLRLGRISKAVSILFSSPVPLDFSLYARLFQLCASSRAIVEARKVESHLVTFTPNPPTFLLNRAIETYGKCGCLADARELFDEMPRRDGGSWNAMITAYSHNGCPGKALDLFSHMHKSGIYASEVTFSSVFGSCASVLALWLAKQVHGLIVKYGFCGNVILESSLVHVYGKWGMMSESRRMFDEIENPNSVSWNVIVRRYLEMKEGEQAVLMFSKMVRAKVRPLNHTVSNALVACSSIHGLKEGVQIHGYAIKINLEVDEIVSSSLIDMYTKCGDMESASLMFKLPSSKNLIAWTAMVSGYGMSGKIREARELFDEMPERTTVSWNAMLSGYTHFSKWNEALDFLSLMLKETRAVDHVTLGLVLKVSSAIMDIELGKQVHGYVYRHGFYCNLLVSNALLDMYGKCGNLRCARVWFYAISHLRDEVSWNNLLTGYARHELSEETMTMFWKMLGETMPSNFTFATVLAACANIFALEPGKQIHGFMIRNDYEMDIVITGALVDMYSKCRCIDYALAIFKVADLSDVILWNSMILGCFHNRRYEKVLELFMLMENEGIKPDHVTIQGILLACIAEGCVELGRQYFDSMTDKYCIIPRLEHYQSMIELYGRSGWMDELEDFIKKMPFEPTEAMLIRIFDLCQEQKHFKLGEWAADQLNRLNPTIPFQIGTADST
- the LOC113750813 gene encoding putative late blight resistance protein homolog R1B-23, translating into MASSSSSSFDVLESAINELDQQLRSNVLQISGWFSLLNNHLHDLHFFAYLRTILICIHKSSDTDEVAKILGSLPVKVEAAFQEIARDLNVASQKKYIPECPSKLHDVLHQSRVKVKLFKHQIEEALGHLSGCSLVLHSASLDYALWFNFIFSIEGMLHEISSVTDSIEEQKTIGLLKRDMKHLQHFLHGVLDFEYGFPSDPKVNSFLTHLTSVAVCIANWSLQYWIIKRDSIEKKSSIVQLQDLLRRIYPTTPEVLELNLNFLRALNKICNGPDEYFAESFLFFLLAIRDPYLGNLFVEERRDDILMELSSKSNQQYNIFIGLRSLIIYCISTNEPEEQNEDVQIILYEIKALLIEAGLFFPSESDHPSSEWQEKICLLQSEIFLKQQLKGSTIFVEGQFEDLKEVLTNLNYQSSALIVEVYREISSLYQSVRQNGTTEAKARISLFTLLSRILLFKVNSSCMELLKDSECSTFLKKDHIQTLLEGLKWFATCVTNDQLDNPENVELILTGIEAVSTRVRCLHHTFLHDRITEEMINKTILSFCELLDNLMLIKPELRKVHPQIQRSNFPKICGMGFIDDLIGSTQELLKHDPDSIALVKHQIEEIHSGLTFLRSFFMDITEPSEGHDALKDLGTSITDVAYEVEYVIDFIEVGTGINWKHVLWLYDLLEEIRLIKMMVTNSYEKLTCYAMTQSANQISRQIVSQFGMTEINEEVVVLNDQAENVIVRLMRGTLQRDVVSIVGMPGIGKTTLAKKVYNDPNVAYHFHIRAWCSVSQGYQKRNVLLDILGNISISGLMDNMHHMRIEDLEVKLYQHLKQKRYLIVMDDVWGTESWSDLQSSLPNDGNGSRILITSRLHDVALKVKPDSDPLCLRLLSEDESWKLLRMKILHGGCSEELQEVGKKIAKRCEGLPLAIVAVAGLLARTEKNQDRWERIAESLSSKINDDPQSRCKDILQLSYNHLPDRLKACFLYMGAFVIDRDIPVRKLTRLWIAEGFIQGTKSLEDIAEAYLMDLIGRNLVMLSKRRSMGGVKTCRVHDILHDFCVAKATEENFLQLITRYDEPYAMSDDSDYGADSYDYYHPNPVTYERHRLFFCLNRKHFVKSRPSSSCARSLILFPTCDTYPRHPYDISFIAHHFKLLRVLDLENINMGVCFPTGIELLIQLTYLAVSGDIDSVPQSIADLWKLETLIVKGLKDEKIILPDTIWCMVKLRHIVVNNHVIFISQHDKLGVSSQLDNLVTFSTLSFSSGKDTGMILQRLPNLRKLGCIFMESRDSLSVKFPELDTLTRLESLKMVYIGRPLTSIEFNLPLNLKKLTLSNFRLPWDHISAIGKRLQNLEVLKLLSRAFEGQSWDMREGEFIKLKYLMLDTLSIAQWNATSDHLPNLEQLVLRNCKKLEEVPFSLGEITTLQMIEVQSCKKSTEESAIRIGKEGWIEGLKIIVNQSIHV